The following are encoded together in the Cerasicoccus sp. TK19100 genome:
- a CDS encoding DUF3560 domain-containing protein has translation MTTNTATYCPEDNKLRLYVGRVPHDEYLALKAEGWTSTPKQDCDFAATWTPRRRDTCLDYAGIIEDEDMEPAERSADRAERFAEYREKRTAEAVGHANRYEATPLAHGYQNEQRAQRAAARHDRIAGYACDAWSKAEYWQRRTAGVIQHALYVSTPSVRMGRIKRLESEQRKRAEAVEQYKKRFRNWQQVAAIEDPKEQTAAAVHVANFCHGHHYRHPRPESATTYVREHGTSLYSLLTQENDPITGAEAAALWFKGQIDPESAEFEHTRIMQWTRHCELRLAYERQMLDAQGGRLASVEIEPGGYIGGKLVYKVNKSPKTKRVTSVSVLGPKVESWTYRATNIAGTEWAEYSIETERLSPDAYTPPTHESRAELKRIKAEVKQAQAPLKKSCPLINPTREDAERLQTLWNEKALADAKRHARVTLPEPSTVTEMTQAEYKRTSAGTYASAKTVHLDPGGLECRSRYYKVQTGDAVCKVRRMDSAGVSFYRADSVIVLTDKPQKPFPIALWHRETYQPDIAKLHEAIAAANGCGANEQQAKLLREADENGIVDCPSTHQANWTDEGRKLCTAFFARQRETANI, from the coding sequence ATGACCACCAACACCGCGACTTATTGCCCCGAGGACAACAAGCTACGCCTTTATGTGGGGCGCGTCCCGCATGACGAATACCTTGCCCTGAAGGCCGAAGGCTGGACGAGCACGCCGAAACAGGATTGCGATTTTGCCGCCACTTGGACGCCCCGGCGCCGTGACACCTGCCTTGATTATGCGGGCATTATTGAAGATGAAGACATGGAACCGGCGGAGCGATCCGCCGACCGGGCCGAACGCTTCGCCGAATACCGCGAAAAGCGTACCGCCGAAGCCGTAGGCCATGCCAACCGCTACGAGGCAACGCCGCTTGCGCATGGCTACCAAAACGAACAGCGAGCACAACGCGCCGCCGCCCGACATGACCGCATAGCGGGCTATGCTTGCGACGCTTGGAGCAAGGCCGAATACTGGCAGCGCCGCACCGCTGGAGTGATTCAACATGCCCTTTACGTGTCAACGCCGAGCGTTCGCATGGGCCGAATCAAGCGCCTTGAATCCGAACAGCGCAAGCGAGCCGAAGCCGTAGAACAATACAAGAAGCGTTTCCGCAACTGGCAGCAAGTCGCGGCGATTGAAGACCCCAAGGAACAGACCGCCGCCGCTGTTCACGTCGCAAACTTCTGTCACGGCCACCATTACCGCCACCCGCGCCCCGAGTCGGCTACGACCTACGTGCGCGAGCACGGAACCAGCTTGTATTCACTCTTAACGCAGGAAAACGACCCAATTACCGGCGCCGAAGCCGCCGCCCTTTGGTTCAAGGGACAGATTGACCCCGAGAGCGCCGAGTTTGAACACACCAGAATCATGCAATGGACACGCCATTGCGAATTACGCCTTGCTTACGAAAGACAGATGCTCGACGCCCAAGGCGGACGCCTTGCTAGTGTTGAGATTGAGCCGGGCGGGTATATTGGCGGCAAGCTCGTTTACAAGGTCAACAAATCGCCCAAAACTAAGCGCGTGACTTCGGTTTCGGTCCTTGGGCCGAAGGTTGAGAGCTGGACTTATCGCGCAACGAACATTGCCGGTACTGAATGGGCCGAATATTCGATTGAAACCGAGCGCCTTTCCCCGGACGCCTACACGCCGCCGACCCACGAAAGCCGAGCCGAGCTCAAGCGCATTAAGGCCGAGGTCAAGCAAGCCCAGGCACCGCTAAAGAAATCTTGCCCGCTCATCAACCCGACCCGCGAGGACGCCGAGCGTTTGCAAACCTTGTGGAATGAAAAGGCTTTGGCGGACGCAAAGCGCCATGCTCGCGTCACGCTTCCCGAACCGTCCACCGTTACCGAGATGACGCAAGCCGAATACAAGCGCACGAGCGCCGGAACCTACGCTAGCGCAAAAACCGTCCACCTTGACCCCGGAGGCCTCGAATGCCGCTCACGTTATTACAAGGTCCAGACGGGCGACGCCGTTTGCAAAGTTCGCCGGATGGATTCAGCAGGGGTGAGCTTTTACCGCGCTGATTCTGTCATCGTGCTGACCGACAAGCCGCAAAAGCCTTTTCCTATCGCCCTCTGGCATCGGGAGACCTATCAACCGGACATTGCGAAGCTGCACGAAGCCATTGCCGCCGCCAACGGCTGCGGAGCCAACGAGCAGCAGGCAAAGCTACTGCGTGAAGCCGACGAAAACGGAATCGTCGATTGCCCATCCACCCATCAAGCGAACTGGACAGACGAAGGCCGTAAGCTCTGCACCGCCTTCTTTGCCCGGCAACGTGAAACCGCCAATATTTAA
- a CDS encoding class I SAM-dependent methyltransferase, whose product MKPENYHRLQRLRLENGQAGFDQEAMRPRFERLANRHENGAAPRAVTAYQLFQTPPALARKLVSLLELAPGARVLEPSAGLGRLLDQLQSHAPAEVVAVEMAPQCAGELFQQERERVTIKQRDFLTVTPGEIGAFDAVAMNPPFHMRSDIAHILHARCFLKPGGRLAAICMSTDHRERALRPLCDSWEVLPASTFAEAGTKVDAVLLTISRDA is encoded by the coding sequence ATGAAACCAGAAAATTATCACCGCTTGCAACGCTTGCGCTTGGAGAATGGCCAAGCCGGTTTTGACCAAGAAGCGATGCGCCCGCGCTTTGAACGTTTGGCCAATCGGCACGAGAACGGCGCCGCGCCCCGCGCCGTCACCGCATACCAGCTTTTCCAGACGCCGCCCGCTCTGGCCCGCAAGCTCGTCAGCTTGCTTGAACTGGCGCCGGGAGCACGTGTTTTAGAGCCCTCAGCAGGGCTAGGGCGCCTTTTAGATCAATTACAGTCCCATGCCCCCGCTGAGGTTGTCGCCGTCGAAATGGCCCCGCAGTGCGCCGGGGAGCTTTTCCAGCAGGAACGCGAGCGTGTGACCATCAAGCAACGTGATTTCCTCACCGTTACCCCCGGCGAAATCGGTGCCTTTGACGCCGTGGCGATGAATCCGCCGTTTCACATGCGCAGCGATATTGCGCACATTTTACACGCCAGATGCTTTCTAAAACCCGGAGGAAGGCTTGCGGCTATCTGCATGAGCACGGACCACCGGGAGCGGGCGCTAAGGCCCTTGTGCGATTCGTGGGAAGTTCTCCCGGCGTCAACCTTTGCCGAGGCAGGGACAAAGGTTGACGCTGTTCTGTTAACGATTAGTCGAGACGCATAA
- a CDS encoding YqaE/Pmp3 family membrane protein, whose protein sequence is MSLVEILLCIFLPPVAVAVKKGIGVDLLINIICCFFFWIGGVIHAFYVLNQK, encoded by the coding sequence ATGAGTTTAGTTGAAATACTGCTATGCATCTTCCTTCCTCCCGTCGCCGTTGCTGTCAAGAAAGGCATCGGGGTGGATTTACTGATCAACATCATTTGTTGCTTCTTTTTTTGGATTGGCGGCGTTATTCACGCATTTTATGTGCTGAATCAAAAATGA
- the typA gene encoding translational GTPase TypA — MSALAEPTRTAEKIRNIAIIAHVDHGKTTLVDCLLQQSGTFRENQEVQERAMDSMDLEREKGITIKAKNTAIQWNGYTINIVDTPGHADFGAEVERVMKMVDGVLLLTDAVGGPQAQTRWVLRKALGHGLKTICVINKVDRDTARPDWVHDKVLELFLDLEADEDQFNAPFLYASAKNGFADREENGPRENMTALFETIVERIPAPTVEEGDFRMLVSNIDWDPFVGRLAIGRILSGKVESGSTIHALRKDGKVERVKITKLTQFTGLGVVPVESCGAGDIVGIAGFEEIDIGETLAADKEAEPLPFMEIDPATVQMEFHVNDGPLAGKDGKKVTSRQIRERLIQETKANISIKIADTTEGTRFLVNARGSMQIAVLVETMRREGYEVMVSRPTVLFKEIDGQMCEPFEQVWVEVPEDMLGSVMENLSNRKAQITNMEHHHAGVTVEATISTRGLIGFESDLVTLTSGHGVCSHMFLEYRPKGAEIITRKTGTLCSIATGPAMAYTLNLIQERGKLFVAPGDEVYNGQVIGECPRKEDLPVNPCKAKQLDNMRSAGKDDNVQLAPPIRFSLERAIEYIAADELVEATPKFLRLRKRVLDAEERRRIAKRGKS, encoded by the coding sequence ATGAGCGCGCTCGCCGAACCAACACGCACTGCGGAGAAGATCCGCAACATCGCAATTATCGCCCACGTCGACCACGGTAAAACCACTTTGGTGGATTGCCTGCTGCAACAGTCTGGCACCTTCCGGGAAAATCAGGAAGTTCAAGAACGCGCCATGGACAGCATGGACCTTGAGCGCGAAAAGGGCATCACCATTAAGGCCAAGAACACCGCGATCCAGTGGAACGGCTACACGATTAACATCGTCGACACCCCCGGCCACGCCGACTTCGGTGCCGAGGTGGAGCGCGTAATGAAAATGGTGGACGGCGTGTTGCTGCTCACCGACGCCGTTGGCGGCCCGCAGGCGCAGACCCGCTGGGTGCTCCGCAAGGCGCTTGGCCATGGCCTCAAGACGATTTGCGTGATTAACAAGGTCGACCGCGACACCGCGCGCCCGGATTGGGTTCACGACAAGGTGCTGGAGCTGTTCCTCGACCTGGAGGCCGACGAAGACCAATTTAACGCGCCATTCCTCTACGCATCCGCCAAAAACGGCTTTGCCGACCGTGAGGAAAACGGCCCGCGCGAAAACATGACCGCGCTGTTTGAAACCATCGTCGAGCGCATCCCGGCCCCGACCGTGGAAGAGGGCGACTTCCGCATGCTCGTTTCGAACATCGACTGGGACCCCTTTGTCGGCCGTCTGGCCATTGGCCGCATCCTCTCCGGCAAGGTCGAGAGCGGTTCCACTATCCACGCCCTGCGCAAGGACGGCAAAGTCGAGCGCGTGAAGATCACCAAGCTCACCCAGTTTACCGGCCTCGGCGTGGTGCCGGTCGAGTCCTGCGGCGCTGGCGACATCGTCGGTATTGCCGGCTTTGAAGAAATCGACATCGGCGAAACGCTTGCTGCCGACAAGGAAGCAGAGCCGTTGCCGTTCATGGAGATCGATCCGGCCACGGTGCAAATGGAATTTCACGTCAACGACGGTCCGTTGGCCGGCAAGGACGGTAAAAAGGTCACCTCGCGCCAGATTCGCGAGCGCCTGATTCAGGAGACCAAGGCCAACATTTCCATTAAGATTGCGGACACGACTGAGGGCACGCGATTCCTCGTCAACGCCCGCGGCTCGATGCAGATCGCGGTGCTCGTCGAAACCATGCGCCGCGAAGGTTACGAAGTGATGGTTTCGCGCCCGACCGTTCTCTTTAAAGAGATCGATGGCCAAATGTGCGAACCCTTCGAGCAAGTCTGGGTCGAAGTGCCCGAGGACATGTTGGGCTCGGTCATGGAAAACCTTTCCAACCGCAAGGCGCAGATCACCAACATGGAGCACCACCACGCGGGTGTCACCGTGGAGGCGACGATCTCGACCCGTGGCCTGATCGGCTTCGAGAGCGACCTCGTCACGCTGACCAGCGGTCACGGTGTCTGCTCGCACATGTTCCTGGAATATCGTCCCAAGGGCGCGGAAATCATTACTCGTAAGACGGGCACACTGTGCTCCATCGCCACCGGCCCGGCCATGGCCTATACGCTGAACCTGATCCAGGAGCGCGGTAAACTGTTCGTTGCCCCGGGTGACGAGGTTTACAACGGCCAGGTAATCGGTGAATGCCCGCGCAAGGAAGACCTGCCGGTCAACCCTTGCAAGGCCAAGCAGCTCGACAACATGCGCTCCGCTGGTAAGGACGACAACGTCCAGCTCGCACCGCCAATCCGCTTCTCCCTTGAGCGCGCGATCGAATACATTGCTGCGGACGAGCTGGTCGAAGCCACACCGAAGTTCCTGCGTCTGCGCAAGCGCGTCCTCGACGCCGAAGAGCGCCGCCGCATCGCCAAGCGCGGCAAGAGCTAG
- a CDS encoding putative signal transducing protein, with protein sequence MFEVYRDIDATKVGLYDGVLRGAGIKTMIRNWNAVSMTTEIPIPVMYPNIVVFSQEDFKRARAIIEEAEQAADLPDWQCPHCGADNVGAVGECWQCQREREVAE encoded by the coding sequence ATGTTCGAAGTTTACCGCGATATCGATGCTACGAAGGTCGGCCTTTACGACGGGGTGTTGCGCGGTGCGGGGATTAAGACGATGATCCGCAATTGGAACGCCGTCAGCATGACGACGGAGATCCCGATCCCGGTGATGTATCCCAATATCGTCGTCTTTAGCCAAGAGGACTTCAAGCGGGCGCGGGCCATCATTGAGGAAGCCGAACAGGCGGCCGATTTGCCTGATTGGCAGTGCCCGCATTGCGGCGCGGATAATGTCGGTGCCGTTGGCGAGTGCTGGCAGTGTCAGCGGGAGCGGGAAGTCGCGGAATAG
- a CDS encoding lipoyl protein ligase domain-containing protein — MHTFPTRKLSAAANMAVDQLLLENYPQPEQPRFRHYEWDRPAFTFGRTQKFAEAQELMPVHATWREAHEHFADKFQLVRRSTGGGVVDHRDDWTYSLVVPATHALAKLKAGDAYREVHNILIWALKAQDIEAALAPCPCAEAAEEASAPTVAQICFQRAEPGDVIDENGEKIAGAAQRRTRDGLLMQGSIHRAPIRALNWTRFESDFTGALAEWLGGAASSQPFPKWSANELKALIAHYESADWNERR, encoded by the coding sequence ATGCACACCTTTCCAACCCGTAAGCTTTCCGCCGCGGCCAACATGGCCGTCGACCAGCTGTTGCTGGAGAACTACCCGCAGCCGGAACAGCCGCGGTTTCGCCACTACGAGTGGGACCGCCCAGCCTTCACCTTCGGCCGCACCCAGAAGTTTGCTGAGGCGCAGGAGCTAATGCCCGTTCACGCCACCTGGCGCGAGGCGCATGAGCATTTCGCGGACAAGTTTCAACTCGTTCGCCGCTCCACTGGCGGCGGCGTGGTCGACCACCGCGACGACTGGACCTACTCCCTCGTCGTGCCCGCCACCCATGCACTGGCCAAGCTCAAGGCCGGCGACGCCTACCGCGAAGTCCACAACATCCTGATCTGGGCCCTCAAGGCGCAGGACATCGAAGCCGCCCTCGCCCCCTGCCCTTGCGCAGAAGCCGCCGAGGAGGCCAGCGCGCCCACCGTCGCCCAAATATGCTTCCAGCGTGCCGAGCCCGGCGACGTCATCGACGAAAACGGTGAGAAAATCGCGGGTGCCGCCCAGCGGCGCACCCGCGACGGCCTACTCATGCAGGGCAGCATCCACCGCGCCCCGATTCGCGCGCTCAACTGGACCCGCTTTGAATCAGACTTCACCGGCGCGCTCGCAGAATGGCTGGGCGGCGCTGCCAGCAGCCAGCCCTTCCCCAAGTGGTCGGCTAACGAGCTCAAGGCCCTGATCGCCCATTACGAGTCCGCCGACTGGAACGAGCGCCGCTGA
- a CDS encoding ParA family protein → MPRKICFLNYKGGVGKTSLIVNTAACLAHKGKRVLLFDFDTQSNASIWLMRLDRWNKLNINGAGSIYSVFEPAQSTIKDIVVKDVVQSKTGEKVLPGLDIVPTTFNLVDLENEFKGDPQQPHYKIINDQLSEIEDDYDYVVFDCPPNILNASQCGVFTSSEIYVPSNPDALSLIGFTLLVEKLLLFHKRSASFRTSGMAPPAAVRGIIFNSIKANVDIEVPKMRMQLRMNQFRNQRRVSQDAKIFESMIRDATVVRRAVTLGLPVSLVGQAAQEEDSVVKDYARLAAEIDRHAISW, encoded by the coding sequence ATGCCACGTAAAATTTGTTTCCTGAACTATAAAGGCGGGGTGGGCAAAACATCGCTCATCGTTAACACCGCTGCCTGCCTGGCGCACAAGGGTAAACGCGTTCTTCTATTTGATTTTGATACTCAGTCGAATGCCAGCATCTGGTTGATGCGCCTCGACCGGTGGAACAAGTTGAACATCAACGGTGCCGGCTCGATTTACTCCGTGTTTGAGCCCGCCCAGAGCACGATCAAAGACATCGTCGTTAAGGACGTGGTGCAGAGCAAAACGGGTGAAAAAGTTTTGCCGGGCTTGGATATTGTGCCGACCACCTTCAACCTCGTCGACTTGGAAAATGAGTTCAAGGGGGATCCACAACAGCCGCACTACAAGATCATTAACGATCAGCTGTCGGAGATCGAAGATGACTACGATTACGTCGTTTTTGACTGCCCGCCGAACATCCTCAATGCTTCGCAATGCGGTGTGTTCACGAGCTCGGAAATCTACGTTCCGTCCAACCCGGACGCCCTCAGTTTGATCGGTTTTACGCTGCTCGTTGAAAAATTACTTCTTTTTCACAAGCGTTCTGCGAGCTTCCGCACGTCGGGCATGGCTCCGCCAGCTGCCGTTCGCGGCATCATCTTCAATTCGATTAAGGCCAACGTGGACATCGAGGTTCCGAAGATGCGTATGCAGCTGCGTATGAACCAGTTCCGCAATCAGCGCCGCGTGTCTCAAGACGCAAAAATCTTTGAATCGATGATCCGCGACGCCACGGTTGTTCGCCGTGCGGTGACTTTGGGTCTGCCGGTTAGCCTGGTTGGCCAGGCCGCTCAGGAGGAAGATAGCGTCGTTAAGGACTATGCACGCCTCGCTGCGGAGATTGACCGCCACGCCATTTCTTGGTAA
- a CDS encoding glutamate decarboxylase, with protein MKQVKHLEEHNEPLNFTYADRHMDETVSKYEIPENGMDARVAFQVIKDELNLDGNPALNLASFVTTWMEPEADELLKISANKNLVDQDEYPQTEEIHQRVVSMMGRMLNAPKDCDPVGTCTVGSSEAIMLGLLAHKWSWKKRRQAAGLSIDKPNVVFSADVHTCWEKFALYFDVEMRVVPLKKDQFYMTADQLDGYVDENTVAVGCVIGTTFTGQLDDVRGINDYLKKLKAEKGWDIPIHCDGASGGFVAPFVYPDVEWDFRLEHVKSVNISNHKFGLVYPGIGTVVFRDRSDLPEELVFNITYLGGNMPNYSLNFSRASSMVLLQYYNFLRLGKDGYRKIMKNIMDNAQFLEGKLMELGVFELLNESKYLPTVTVRLKDHDADNKIIYLLSDLLRQYGWIVPAYSLPADADSVHVLRMVVKENFSRDMAEKFAEDMKLCIAKLNEDAVDYEKLTAESRTKGRVC; from the coding sequence ATGAAACAGGTCAAGCATCTCGAAGAGCATAACGAACCCCTTAACTTCACCTATGCCGATCGGCATATGGACGAAACAGTCTCGAAATACGAGATACCTGAAAACGGCATGGACGCCCGGGTCGCCTTTCAGGTGATCAAGGACGAGCTCAATCTCGACGGCAACCCGGCGCTAAACCTCGCCAGCTTTGTGACGACCTGGATGGAGCCCGAGGCTGACGAGCTACTGAAAATTTCCGCCAACAAGAACCTCGTCGACCAGGATGAGTATCCGCAAACCGAGGAGATTCACCAGCGCGTCGTCAGCATGATGGGCCGCATGCTCAATGCGCCCAAGGACTGCGACCCCGTTGGCACCTGCACCGTTGGCTCCTCCGAGGCGATTATGCTCGGCCTGCTCGCCCACAAATGGAGTTGGAAAAAGCGTCGCCAGGCCGCCGGTCTTTCCATCGACAAGCCTAACGTCGTCTTCTCCGCCGATGTCCACACTTGCTGGGAAAAGTTTGCACTCTATTTCGATGTCGAGATGCGCGTGGTGCCGCTGAAGAAGGACCAGTTCTACATGACCGCCGACCAGCTCGACGGCTATGTCGATGAAAACACCGTCGCCGTGGGCTGCGTGATCGGCACCACCTTCACCGGCCAGCTCGACGACGTGCGCGGCATCAACGACTACCTGAAGAAACTGAAAGCCGAAAAGGGTTGGGACATTCCGATCCATTGCGACGGTGCCAGCGGCGGCTTCGTGGCACCCTTTGTCTACCCGGATGTCGAGTGGGACTTCCGCCTGGAGCACGTCAAGTCGGTCAACATTTCCAACCACAAGTTTGGCCTCGTTTACCCGGGCATCGGCACCGTCGTCTTCCGCGACCGCAGTGATCTGCCGGAGGAGTTGGTGTTCAACATCACCTACCTTGGTGGCAACATGCCCAACTACAGCCTCAACTTCTCCCGCGCCTCCTCCATGGTGCTCCTGCAGTACTACAACTTCCTCCGCCTCGGCAAGGATGGCTACCGCAAGATCATGAAGAACATCATGGACAACGCGCAATTCCTCGAAGGCAAGCTGATGGAGCTCGGCGTTTTCGAGCTGCTCAACGAGTCCAAGTATTTGCCGACCGTCACCGTGCGCCTCAAGGACCACGACGCCGACAACAAGATCATTTATCTGCTTAGCGACCTGCTGCGCCAATACGGCTGGATTGTCCCCGCCTACTCCCTGCCTGCCGACGCCGACAGCGTCCACGTGCTCCGCATGGTGGTGAAGGAAAACTTCTCCCGCGACATGGCCGAGAAGTTCGCCGAGGACATGAAGCTTTGTATCGCAAAGCTCAATGAAGACGCCGTCGACTACGAAAAGCTCACCGCCGAGTCCCGCACCAAAGGCCGCGTCTGCTAG